A section of the Tenrec ecaudatus isolate mTenEca1 chromosome 10, mTenEca1.hap1, whole genome shotgun sequence genome encodes:
- the HINT2 gene encoding adenosine 5'-monophosphoramidase HINT2 — translation MAAALVLAARLRAALRAVAAEGLRGAQVRGASGVTNENEVTRAQQAAPGGAAPTIFSRILDRSLPADILFEDHQCLVFRDVAPQAPVHFLVIPKKPIPRISQAEEEDQQLLGHLLLVAKKVAKTEGLADGYRLVINDGKLGAQSVYHLHIHVLGGRQLLWPPG, via the exons ATGGCGGCCGCCCTGGTGCTGGCCGCGAGGCTGCGCGCGGCGCTCCGGGCAGTGGCGGCCGAGGGGCTGCGGGGCGCGCAG GTCCGAGGAGCTTCGGGTGTGACTAATGAAAATGAAGTGACCAGGGCCCAGCAGGCAGCTCCTGGGGGAGCAGCCCCAACCATCTTCTCCCGGATCCTGGACCGCAGCCTCCCGGCTGACATTCTATTTGAGGACCATCAG TGTCTTGTCTTCCGTGATGTGGCCCCTCAGGCACCTGTGCACTTCCTGGTCATTCCAAAGAAGCCCATTCCTCGGATCAGTCAAGCTGAAGAGGAGGATCAGCAG CTTCTAGGTCACCTCCTCCTCGTGGCCAAGAAGGTAGCAAAGACTGAGGGTCTGGCAGATGGATACCGACTTG TGATCAATGATGGGAAGCTGGGCGCACAATCTGTGTATCACCTGCACATCCACGTACTTGGTGGTCGACAGCTCCTATGGCCTCCAGGCTGA